The proteins below are encoded in one region of Sulfolobus islandicus Y.N.15.51:
- a CDS encoding PaaI family thioesterase encodes MDSQNYDIEKILQRYDSDYVFHYLGVKILEIKEGYAKTQIPFKKELTRRGNILNGGMIVASIDYTGGLAVLSINDGMDQVTQELKVNFLEPMYRGPFTVEANVIRKGRTAVAVEITFKDVEGSLGAIGLGTWYIIRDKKINMNVQPQ; translated from the coding sequence ATGGATTCTCAAAACTATGATATTGAAAAAATTTTACAGAGATACGATAGCGATTATGTATTTCATTATTTAGGTGTGAAAATTTTAGAGATAAAGGAGGGATATGCTAAAACACAAATACCGTTCAAGAAGGAGCTGACAAGAAGGGGAAATATTCTAAATGGTGGAATGATAGTTGCGTCCATAGACTACACAGGTGGATTGGCAGTTCTATCAATAAACGATGGAATGGATCAGGTAACACAAGAACTAAAGGTAAATTTCCTAGAGCCAATGTATAGGGGGCCGTTTACTGTTGAAGCAAATGTAATAAGAAAAGGTAGAACTGCAGTTGCAGTGGAGATTACTTTTAAAGACGTTGAGGGAAGTCTTGGGGCGATTGGATTGGGAACGTGGTACATAATAAGGGATAAGAAAATTAACATGAATGTTCAACCTCAATAA
- a CDS encoding Zn-ribbon domain-containing OB-fold protein, which produces MSLNEIRDKMQKEISQSLLMLDNAIKTTKLPIVNEQKTNNPLWIDVREIDLRYQIPVKRIFKFFEGLREGKILATKCPKCGSIYFPPQDDCPKCKISNLEWIEMPKEGEIVAYTVVNVKPPSFSHYQDYIVGIARMSNGVNVLGWVRAKEVRVGMKVKLEVIERKPEGYLTYELVPVG; this is translated from the coding sequence ATGAGTCTAAATGAAATAAGGGATAAGATGCAAAAGGAAATTTCCCAATCACTGTTGATGCTTGATAACGCGATAAAGACAACTAAATTACCAATAGTGAATGAACAAAAGACTAATAACCCCCTTTGGATTGACGTAAGGGAGATTGACCTAAGGTATCAAATTCCAGTTAAAAGGATATTCAAATTCTTTGAGGGATTAAGGGAGGGTAAAATTCTAGCCACGAAATGTCCAAAGTGTGGCTCAATATATTTTCCGCCTCAAGATGATTGTCCAAAATGCAAAATATCAAATTTAGAATGGATTGAAATGCCTAAGGAAGGTGAAATTGTGGCATATACCGTAGTTAACGTCAAACCTCCCTCATTCTCTCACTATCAAGATTATATAGTGGGTATAGCTAGGATGAGTAATGGAGTAAATGTTCTAGGCTGGGTAAGGGCTAAGGAAGTTAGAGTCGGGATGAAGGTTAAACTTGAGGTTATTGAGAGGAAACCAGAAGGATATCTAACTTATGAACTGGTTCCAGTAGGTTGA
- a CDS encoding acetate uptake transporter yields MTEQKRANPAPLGLSGFALTTLVLSTFNAGLITQGASVVLGLAAFYGGLAQLLAGILEWRAGNTFGYTAFFTYGAFWEWYFLTAGGFFGGVTPQAIGLVLIAFGIFTLAMWFGTFKANLGLFMTFLLLWITFFLLGVGAMIGNVGLSHAGGYVGILTAIAAWYTGLAIVVAESLGKSPPVGRPIMK; encoded by the coding sequence ATGACAGAACAAAAAAGGGCAAATCCAGCCCCCTTAGGACTTTCTGGTTTCGCACTAACTACACTCGTGTTATCTACCTTCAATGCAGGGTTAATAACACAAGGGGCATCTGTTGTGTTGGGACTAGCAGCGTTTTATGGAGGATTGGCTCAACTACTAGCCGGAATATTGGAATGGAGGGCAGGGAACACTTTTGGCTATACTGCCTTCTTTACTTATGGTGCATTTTGGGAGTGGTATTTCCTAACTGCGGGAGGATTTTTTGGAGGAGTCACACCTCAAGCTATAGGCTTGGTATTAATTGCGTTTGGAATCTTTACGCTAGCAATGTGGTTTGGCACGTTTAAGGCAAATCTAGGATTATTCATGACATTTCTATTACTGTGGATAACGTTCTTCCTACTTGGAGTAGGAGCTATGATTGGAAATGTTGGATTATCCCATGCCGGTGGATATGTAGGAATATTAACGGCAATTGCAGCCTGGTATACTGGACTCGCTATTGTAGTAGCTGAGAGCTTAGGCAAGAGTCCTCCAGTAGGAAGACCAATAATGAAATAA
- a CDS encoding DsrE family protein: MAKVLFLIMSGDEKFDLAMRMAYNSVKNKRYEDVKVIYFGPSQKKLTQLDGDMKNMFQELLQNKIVDSACIGVAQAMNIKPHLENLGVSLMPAGERVSYYVNQGYEVITF, translated from the coding sequence ATGGCAAAAGTCCTCTTCTTAATAATGTCTGGAGACGAGAAGTTCGATCTAGCAATGAGAATGGCTTATAACTCAGTGAAAAATAAGAGATATGAAGACGTTAAAGTGATATATTTCGGACCAAGTCAGAAGAAATTAACACAATTGGATGGCGATATGAAAAACATGTTCCAAGAGCTCCTTCAAAATAAAATAGTAGACTCTGCTTGCATAGGAGTTGCGCAGGCAATGAACATAAAGCCACATCTAGAGAATTTAGGAGTGTCATTGATGCCAGCCGGTGAGAGAGTATCCTATTACGTCAATCAAGGATATGAGGTAATAACGTTTTGA
- a CDS encoding DMT family transporter, with protein MKILKYLLPYVTITSFNYYFSKDAITFSSPIFFNLIRYVISSIIFLSISRGKIIFNRDVIQLAVYTTVSSLLWAYGLLYVSPAESAVLSYTMPLFSIPISFIILLERPAVLEIVGVVIGFSGVILYGLPLVHGLTLFGSIITIVNALFWGLFTVFYRKLKGYDPITVNASQFSIGSIILALLLPIHHNIDPNPEFYIGIAYTSTLGGAISFFLWNMMVKAEKIPKVTVLSFSVPILTTLVEFLLYHVLPFPIQLFGIFLMFLGILISRSRTLLS; from the coding sequence GTGAAAATATTAAAATACCTGCTACCTTATGTAACAATAACGTCATTTAACTACTACTTCTCAAAGGATGCTATAACGTTTTCGTCACCTATCTTTTTCAATCTCATTAGGTATGTTATCTCTTCTATTATATTTTTATCAATTAGTAGGGGAAAGATTATCTTTAACAGAGACGTAATACAATTGGCAGTTTACACTACAGTATCATCATTATTATGGGCGTATGGTTTACTTTATGTAAGCCCAGCTGAGTCAGCTGTGCTAAGCTATACAATGCCCTTGTTTTCAATACCCATTTCCTTTATCATCTTATTGGAAAGACCCGCGGTACTTGAGATTGTTGGAGTAGTAATAGGTTTCTCAGGCGTAATTTTATACGGTTTACCATTGGTTCATGGTCTTACACTATTTGGTTCAATTATAACTATCGTCAATGCCCTATTTTGGGGGTTATTTACAGTTTTCTACAGAAAATTAAAGGGTTACGATCCTATAACAGTAAATGCAAGTCAATTCTCGATAGGTAGCATAATCCTAGCATTACTACTCCCAATACACCATAACATTGATCCAAACCCAGAATTTTATATAGGAATCGCGTATACTTCAACTTTAGGTGGGGCCATTTCCTTCTTCCTTTGGAACATGATGGTTAAGGCTGAGAAGATACCTAAGGTAACAGTTCTCAGCTTCTCTGTGCCTATTCTAACTACTCTAGTAGAGTTCCTACTGTACCACGTTTTACCTTTTCCTATACAGTTATTCGGCATTTTCTTGATGTTTTTGGGAATTTTAATCTCTAGATCAAGAACATTATTAAGTTAA
- a CDS encoding muconolactone Delta-isomerase yields the protein MLFLLWFKIKQPTNITQKQLMEIWKREAEAAMPAVKAGKIKGLYKVTGRREVVAIIDVNSHEELDGILETLPIVKELGHSLTIEVTAIHPYENFYELMKKLLQ from the coding sequence ATGCTATTCCTTCTATGGTTTAAGATAAAACAACCAACTAATATAACGCAAAAGCAGTTAATGGAAATATGGAAAAGAGAAGCTGAGGCAGCAATGCCAGCAGTTAAGGCTGGGAAGATAAAGGGTTTGTATAAGGTAACTGGAAGAAGAGAGGTTGTAGCAATAATAGATGTTAACTCTCATGAGGAATTAGACGGGATTTTAGAGACCCTACCAATAGTTAAAGAGCTCGGTCATTCACTAACAATAGAAGTAACCGCAATTCATCCTTATGAAAACTTTTATGAATTAATGAAAAAATTACTACAATAA
- a CDS encoding thiolase domain-containing protein — protein MRNVAIIGTGHTKFGVRTDVNLQELAWEAVKQALEEANIDQNEIQYFVVGNVGNWSSEELPAVIVGEYCNLTPKGTMRVEAACSTGSAAIRDAYLAIKSGEADIALVVGVEQMHQAPNPQVVELIGRAGGYFWEFENFGLTFPGYYALHASAYMAKYGMKEEDLGKIAIKNHYYGAKNPYAQFQKEITMEEYLKSKPVAYPLKLLDSSPITDGAAAIVLASEEVAKKITDSPVWIVSQGVASGTANLSRRTDFTHIEAAHIAAQQAYKRARIEFDNAWKNFDVADVHDCFTIAEIMAYEDLGFAKRGEGYLLAREEQTYIGGKIPVNVDGGLKAKGHPIGATGVSMAVSITRQLLYRAHKGTQVEVRNGMGITHNVGGTGHYAYVTIYSTRRPST, from the coding sequence ATGAGAAATGTAGCAATTATCGGAACTGGACACACCAAATTCGGGGTAAGGACAGATGTTAATTTGCAAGAACTAGCATGGGAAGCTGTTAAACAAGCTCTTGAAGAAGCAAACATAGATCAAAATGAAATACAATACTTCGTTGTTGGTAATGTAGGGAATTGGAGTTCCGAGGAATTACCAGCAGTAATAGTAGGGGAGTATTGTAACCTAACACCAAAGGGGACTATGAGAGTTGAGGCAGCATGTTCCACTGGAAGCGCAGCAATAAGAGATGCCTATCTAGCAATTAAATCTGGTGAAGCAGATATAGCACTAGTCGTAGGAGTAGAACAAATGCATCAAGCACCTAATCCCCAAGTAGTTGAACTAATTGGCAGGGCTGGGGGTTATTTCTGGGAGTTTGAGAACTTTGGGCTTACCTTCCCAGGATATTACGCACTTCACGCCTCCGCATATATGGCTAAATATGGTATGAAAGAGGAAGACTTAGGAAAGATCGCCATTAAGAATCATTATTATGGGGCTAAGAACCCTTATGCACAATTTCAAAAGGAAATAACTATGGAGGAATATTTGAAGTCCAAACCAGTTGCTTATCCCCTGAAGCTTCTGGACTCCTCTCCAATTACTGACGGTGCTGCTGCAATAGTCTTAGCATCTGAGGAAGTTGCTAAAAAGATAACTGATTCTCCAGTATGGATAGTATCACAAGGAGTTGCTAGTGGCACTGCAAACTTGAGTAGGAGAACTGACTTCACACATATAGAAGCAGCTCACATTGCAGCACAGCAAGCGTATAAGAGAGCTAGAATAGAATTCGATAACGCATGGAAGAACTTCGACGTAGCAGATGTGCATGATTGTTTCACAATAGCGGAAATAATGGCATATGAAGATTTAGGATTCGCAAAAAGAGGTGAGGGATACCTATTGGCAAGAGAAGAACAAACATACATAGGAGGGAAAATACCAGTAAACGTTGATGGAGGGTTGAAAGCAAAGGGACACCCAATAGGGGCAACTGGGGTAAGCATGGCAGTATCAATAACAAGACAGTTATTATACAGAGCACATAAGGGAACACAAGTGGAAGTTAGGAACGGGATGGGAATAACGCACAACGTTGGAGGAACTGGACATTACGCATACGTAACAATATACTCAACTAGGAGGCCATCTACATGA
- a CDS encoding selenium-binding family protein, which produces MELPSVFAPFKRDPTFYPSPKMAMKSPPEDLAYVACLYTGTGINRPDFIAVVDVKPESETYSKVIHKVELSYVNDELHHFGWNACSSALCPNGRPNFERRFLVVPGLRSSRIYIVDTKLNPRQPNIVKTIEPEEVKKVTGYSRLHTVHCGPDGIYISAFGNENGEGPGGILMLDHYSFEPLGKWEIDRSDQYLAYDFWWNLPNEVMVTSEWAVPNTIENGLRLEHLKDRYGNRIHFWDLRRRKKVSSVTLGEENRMALELRPLHDPTKLMGFINMVVSLKDLSSSIWLWYYEDGKWNGEKVIEIPAEPSEGGLPEILKPFKAVPPLVTDIDLSLDDKFLYVSLWGIGEIRQYDVSNPFKPVLTGKVRLGGIFHRADHPSGHKLTGGPQMIEISRDGKRVYVTNSLYSTWDNQFYPEGLKGWMVKLNANPDGGLDVDKEFFVDFGEARSHQVRLRGGDASSDSYCYP; this is translated from the coding sequence ATGGAATTACCGTCAGTTTTTGCTCCCTTTAAGAGAGATCCAACGTTTTATCCATCTCCAAAGATGGCCATGAAATCACCTCCAGAGGACTTAGCTTATGTTGCTTGCTTATACACTGGAACTGGAATAAATAGGCCAGATTTCATAGCAGTAGTTGATGTAAAGCCTGAATCGGAAACTTATTCTAAGGTAATCCATAAGGTTGAATTATCATATGTCAATGATGAGCTGCACCATTTTGGTTGGAATGCTTGTAGTTCCGCCTTATGCCCTAATGGAAGACCAAATTTTGAGAGAAGATTCTTAGTTGTACCCGGTTTACGTTCCTCAAGGATTTATATAGTAGATACAAAATTAAACCCTAGACAGCCTAATATAGTTAAAACTATAGAACCAGAGGAGGTTAAGAAAGTAACGGGCTACAGTAGGCTACATACAGTACATTGTGGGCCAGATGGTATCTACATAAGTGCTTTTGGCAATGAAAACGGTGAGGGTCCGGGGGGAATTTTAATGTTAGACCATTACAGTTTTGAACCTTTAGGCAAGTGGGAGATAGATAGGAGTGACCAATATTTGGCTTACGATTTCTGGTGGAATTTACCAAATGAAGTAATGGTAACTAGTGAGTGGGCAGTGCCAAACACTATTGAGAACGGGCTTCGATTGGAACATCTTAAAGATAGATATGGAAATAGGATACACTTCTGGGACTTGAGGAGAAGAAAGAAGGTATCAAGCGTAACCCTTGGTGAAGAGAATAGGATGGCATTAGAGCTTAGACCACTACATGATCCAACTAAACTCATGGGATTTATAAATATGGTAGTAAGCCTAAAGGATCTGAGCAGTTCAATCTGGTTATGGTACTACGAAGATGGTAAATGGAATGGGGAAAAGGTTATTGAAATCCCTGCGGAACCAAGTGAGGGAGGTTTGCCGGAGATATTAAAACCATTTAAGGCTGTACCACCATTAGTTACTGATATAGACTTAAGCCTTGATGATAAGTTCCTTTACGTTAGCTTATGGGGTATAGGAGAGATTAGGCAGTACGACGTGAGTAATCCGTTTAAACCAGTACTTACTGGAAAGGTCAGATTAGGAGGTATTTTTCATAGGGCTGACCACCCCTCTGGTCATAAACTTACTGGAGGTCCTCAAATGATTGAAATTAGTAGGGATGGAAAAAGAGTTTATGTTACCAATTCCCTTTATAGTACTTGGGATAACCAGTTCTATCCAGAGGGCTTAAAGGGATGGATGGTTAAACTAAATGCTAATCCAGATGGAGGTCTAGATGTGGATAAGGAGTTCTTCGTGGATTTTGGAGAGGCTAGGTCGCATCAAGTTAGGTTAAGGGGAGGAGATGCTTCCTCTGACTCTTATTGCTATCCTTAG
- the acs gene encoding acetate--CoA ligase: MSVTWALPFDQKINPKLNLNRLVSITTYKEIHSQTVKDYKQFWASVASEIDWFKPWEKTLDDSNPPFYKWFVGGELNASYLTVDRHVKSWRKNKVAIIWEGEPVDEKGNPKEVRKLTYYDLYREVNRVAYLLKEKYGLKKGDAIAIYLPMIPELPIFMLAAARIGVVFTVVFSGFSADALASRINDAEAKLLITADGGWRRGKVVDLKGIVDKALEKTPTIKDVIVVRRIGNKVNMVEGRDKYFDEVIKDIPQNVYVEPERMKSEDPLYILYTSGTTGKPKGIVHDIGGYMTLLHATMKWVFDIRDDDIYWCTADIGWVTGHSYIVFGPLMEGATEIMYEGALDYPQPDRWVSIIERYGITILYTSPTAIRSFMKYGDNWVKAHITSTVRLMHSVGEPINPEAWEWLWKLVGREEVPFGSTWWMTETGGILISHLPGLYLVPMKPGTNGPPILGIEPDVVNEDGKQVNLEERGYLVIKNPWPGMPLTIYKDPERYVKAYWSRFPGMFYVGDYAVKDKDGYFWILGRADEVIKVAGHRLGTYELESALIEHPAVAEAAVIGVPDPVKGEVPYAFVILRQGYTPNTQLSQEILKTVRDKVGPIATIDKIFFVGKLPKTRSGKIMRRVVRAVATRAEVGDITALEDEASVEEIKKALEEFKAEFEKINK; encoded by the coding sequence ATGTCAGTAACGTGGGCTCTACCTTTTGATCAAAAGATAAACCCAAAACTGAATTTAAATAGGCTAGTAAGTATAACTACGTATAAAGAGATTCACAGCCAAACGGTAAAAGATTACAAACAATTTTGGGCATCTGTAGCCTCGGAAATTGACTGGTTCAAACCATGGGAGAAAACACTAGACGATAGTAATCCTCCATTCTATAAGTGGTTCGTAGGTGGAGAGCTTAACGCCTCTTATCTAACTGTAGATAGGCACGTTAAGAGCTGGAGGAAGAATAAGGTTGCCATAATATGGGAAGGAGAACCAGTGGACGAGAAGGGAAACCCAAAGGAGGTTAGGAAGTTAACATATTACGATCTATATAGGGAAGTTAATCGAGTAGCCTATCTCTTGAAGGAGAAATACGGGTTAAAGAAAGGTGATGCAATAGCGATTTACCTTCCAATGATACCGGAATTACCAATATTCATGTTAGCTGCTGCTAGGATCGGAGTAGTCTTTACGGTGGTGTTCTCAGGATTTAGCGCTGACGCATTGGCAAGTAGGATTAATGACGCCGAAGCCAAGTTACTAATTACCGCAGATGGTGGATGGAGAAGGGGTAAAGTTGTTGACTTAAAGGGAATTGTAGATAAGGCTTTGGAGAAGACCCCAACAATAAAGGATGTAATAGTAGTTAGAAGGATAGGTAATAAGGTCAACATGGTTGAAGGTAGGGATAAGTACTTTGATGAAGTAATCAAGGACATTCCACAAAATGTTTACGTTGAACCAGAAAGGATGAAATCTGAAGACCCGTTATATATACTCTACACCTCTGGAACCACTGGAAAACCTAAGGGTATAGTCCACGATATTGGAGGGTATATGACATTATTACACGCTACAATGAAGTGGGTATTCGATATAAGGGATGACGACATTTACTGGTGTACCGCAGATATAGGATGGGTTACTGGACACTCCTACATTGTGTTTGGACCATTAATGGAAGGAGCAACTGAAATAATGTATGAAGGAGCCTTGGATTATCCACAACCGGATAGGTGGGTATCGATAATTGAAAGGTATGGGATCACAATCCTTTATACCTCACCCACTGCAATTAGAAGCTTCATGAAATATGGTGATAATTGGGTTAAGGCTCACATTACCTCCACTGTTAGGCTAATGCATTCTGTAGGTGAACCAATAAATCCGGAAGCTTGGGAGTGGCTATGGAAATTAGTCGGTAGAGAGGAGGTACCATTTGGAAGCACTTGGTGGATGACTGAGACTGGAGGTATTCTAATATCTCATTTACCAGGATTGTATCTTGTGCCAATGAAACCTGGGACAAATGGCCCACCAATATTGGGAATTGAGCCAGATGTAGTTAATGAAGATGGGAAACAAGTTAACCTTGAGGAAAGAGGATATCTTGTTATAAAGAATCCGTGGCCTGGAATGCCATTAACAATTTACAAGGATCCTGAAAGATACGTGAAGGCGTATTGGAGTAGATTCCCTGGAATGTTCTATGTTGGTGATTACGCTGTTAAGGACAAGGATGGATACTTCTGGATATTAGGGAGGGCTGATGAAGTTATCAAGGTAGCTGGGCATAGGCTAGGTACATATGAGTTAGAATCAGCTTTGATTGAGCATCCTGCAGTTGCGGAAGCAGCGGTAATTGGAGTCCCAGACCCAGTTAAGGGAGAGGTGCCTTATGCGTTTGTAATTTTGAGGCAAGGTTATACACCTAATACGCAGCTTTCACAAGAGATACTGAAGACGGTAAGAGATAAGGTGGGACCTATAGCTACTATAGATAAGATATTCTTCGTGGGTAAGTTGCCTAAAACGAGAAGTGGAAAGATAATGAGAAGAGTTGTAAGGGCTGTTGCAACTAGGGCAGAAGTGGGAGATATAACTGCACTGGAGGATGAGGCTTCTGTAGAGGAGATTAAAAAAGCTTTAGAGGAGTTTAAGGCAGAGTTTGAAAAGATTAACAAATAA
- a CDS encoding GNAT family N-acetyltransferase, whose amino-acid sequence MVTIRRATKEDVKTLIDFFSRMYRLNSEFDPLLLTPENLEERINKVVEKSLEDQNEMIVVAEDQGRIVGAARVLIIDRIFYTPEKEALIREFYVHPSYRRQGVGNEIVNFIISELKERGIEILGAEFPSRNLIAISFYRKMGFREIYCEFVKKI is encoded by the coding sequence ATGGTCACCATAAGGAGGGCTACTAAAGAGGACGTCAAAACGTTAATAGATTTTTTCAGTAGGATGTATAGGTTAAACAGCGAATTCGATCCACTACTATTGACTCCAGAGAATTTGGAGGAAAGGATTAACAAAGTGGTAGAGAAGAGTCTTGAAGATCAAAATGAGATGATAGTAGTAGCGGAAGATCAAGGTAGGATAGTTGGCGCTGCCAGGGTTTTAATAATAGATAGGATATTTTATACACCGGAAAAGGAAGCATTAATTAGGGAGTTTTACGTACATCCTTCATACAGAAGGCAGGGAGTAGGTAATGAGATAGTAAATTTCATAATAAGCGAGTTGAAAGAGAGGGGAATAGAGATACTAGGAGCTGAATTCCCTTCTAGAAATTTAATAGCAATTTCGTTCTATAGAAAAATGGGCTTCAGAGAAATATATTGTGAATTCGTTAAGAAAATTTAA
- a CDS encoding 3-hydroxyacyl-CoA dehydrogenase, with translation MIRNVLVVGAGTMGHGIAEVSAIAGYNVYLSDVSKDILNNAIQKVKWSLEKLYEKGNLKESVEDVLGRIKTIEGLSNELREIDISIEAIPEKLDLKRQLFSKLEELLPNNAILATNTSSLPITEIASAVKRQERVIGTHFFNPPVLMQLVEIIRGSKTSDDTVKQTYEFIKSLRKIPIMVNKDVPGFVVNRILLRIITTACMLVEKGICEYTAIDAVARYKLGFPMGIFELVDYTGVDVNYYVSSAMMERGFKAYPCKTLEEMTKKEDLGVKSGKGFYTYPSNKYIKPNLPPQLAEKINPLYIIAPAISEANWMVKNGIASKEDIDLGVRLGLSFPKGIFDYEREFGRESVTKTLEDLRRISGMEEYLPE, from the coding sequence ATGATAAGAAATGTATTGGTAGTTGGAGCAGGGACAATGGGCCACGGAATTGCCGAAGTTTCAGCCATAGCTGGGTATAACGTTTATCTGAGTGATGTATCTAAAGATATATTGAATAACGCAATACAGAAGGTCAAGTGGAGTTTGGAGAAATTGTATGAAAAAGGTAACTTAAAGGAAAGTGTTGAGGACGTTTTGGGAAGAATTAAAACCATAGAAGGGTTATCGAATGAGTTAAGGGAAATTGATATATCAATAGAAGCAATACCAGAGAAATTGGATTTAAAGAGACAACTATTTTCTAAGCTTGAGGAACTATTACCCAATAATGCGATATTGGCTACTAATACTAGTAGCTTACCAATTACGGAAATTGCTTCTGCTGTAAAAAGGCAAGAAAGGGTTATAGGAACTCACTTCTTTAATCCCCCAGTGTTAATGCAGTTAGTGGAGATAATAAGGGGAAGTAAAACTTCAGACGACACTGTTAAACAGACTTATGAATTCATTAAATCCCTTAGAAAGATACCAATAATGGTTAATAAGGACGTACCGGGATTTGTGGTTAACAGAATATTATTGAGGATTATCACCACAGCTTGCATGCTTGTTGAAAAGGGGATTTGTGAATATACTGCGATAGACGCAGTAGCTAGATATAAATTGGGATTTCCAATGGGAATTTTTGAACTTGTGGATTACACTGGTGTGGATGTTAACTATTACGTAAGCTCTGCAATGATGGAAAGGGGATTTAAGGCCTATCCGTGTAAGACACTAGAGGAGATGACAAAAAAGGAAGATCTCGGCGTAAAGAGCGGAAAAGGGTTCTATACTTATCCATCAAATAAGTATATTAAGCCTAATTTACCTCCACAACTAGCTGAAAAAATAAATCCGTTATACATTATAGCTCCTGCGATAAGTGAGGCAAATTGGATGGTTAAAAACGGAATTGCAAGCAAGGAAGATATTGACCTAGGTGTCAGATTAGGATTAAGCTTTCCTAAAGGCATTTTCGATTACGAAAGGGAGTTTGGAAGAGAGAGTGTAACTAAGACCTTAGAAGACTTGAGAAGAATTTCTGGTATGGAAGAGTATTTACCGGAATAA
- a CDS encoding NAD(P)-dependent malic enzyme — MVDAVELSRKYEGKIEIYPKVPITSYNDFALIYTPGVAEVSKAIYKDPDKSFELTSRWNTIAVVTDGTRVLGLGNIGPTAAMPVMEGKSLLFKYLGGVDAIPLPINVKSADEFTNVVKALETSFGGINLEDIESPKCFYILEKLQSMLNIPVWHDDQQGTAAAILAGLINAMILTNKDPKESKVVFYGAGASNIAAARILAKYGFKYENIVMIDSKGPLYADREDVDHLMLHHKWKYELAIKTNKWEAKEIKDAFSGADAVVAASTPGPNVIKKEWISLMNKEAIVFALANPVPEIWPQDAKEAGAKIVATGRSDFPNQVNNSLIFPAIFRGVLDSRAKAITDEMTIAASEALAKYARDRGINENYIIPRMDEWEAFYEEAAAVASKAVELGLARVKKSREEFREIAKERIIRARKIMNLVISTWSP; from the coding sequence ATGGTTGATGCTGTAGAACTGTCAAGGAAATACGAGGGAAAAATTGAGATATATCCGAAAGTTCCTATCACCTCTTATAACGATTTCGCTCTCATATACACCCCAGGTGTTGCTGAGGTATCTAAGGCGATTTATAAGGATCCGGATAAGAGCTTTGAGTTAACAAGTAGGTGGAACACGATAGCAGTAGTAACAGACGGAACTAGGGTTTTGGGATTAGGAAATATTGGCCCAACTGCAGCAATGCCAGTGATGGAAGGGAAATCTCTATTGTTCAAATACTTAGGAGGAGTTGACGCAATACCTTTGCCAATTAACGTAAAGAGTGCAGATGAGTTCACAAATGTTGTAAAAGCTCTGGAAACGTCCTTTGGCGGGATTAATCTTGAAGATATTGAGTCACCAAAGTGTTTCTATATTCTGGAAAAATTGCAATCCATGTTGAATATTCCAGTATGGCATGATGATCAACAAGGTACTGCGGCAGCTATCCTAGCAGGGTTGATTAATGCGATGATATTAACCAATAAAGACCCTAAGGAAAGTAAAGTCGTATTTTACGGAGCTGGAGCATCAAATATTGCAGCAGCTAGAATTTTAGCTAAATATGGATTCAAATACGAAAATATTGTAATGATTGATAGCAAAGGTCCATTGTATGCTGATAGAGAGGACGTAGATCACTTAATGTTACATCATAAGTGGAAGTACGAATTGGCTATAAAGACGAATAAATGGGAAGCTAAGGAGATAAAGGACGCGTTTAGTGGCGCAGATGCAGTAGTTGCGGCATCTACTCCAGGTCCCAATGTAATAAAGAAGGAATGGATAAGTCTGATGAATAAGGAGGCAATAGTCTTTGCCTTAGCCAATCCAGTTCCAGAGATATGGCCGCAAGACGCTAAGGAGGCAGGAGCGAAGATTGTTGCAACGGGTAGAAGTGATTTCCCTAACCAAGTTAATAACTCCCTAATTTTCCCGGCAATATTTAGGGGAGTTTTGGATAGTAGAGCAAAGGCGATAACAGATGAGATGACGATTGCAGCCTCTGAGGCTCTAGCTAAATACGCTAGGGATAGGGGGATAAATGAGAACTACATAATACCTAGAATGGATGAATGGGAGGCGTTTTATGAGGAAGCAGCAGCAGTGGCTAGTAAGGCAGTAGAATTAGGGTTAGCTAGAGTTAAAAAGAGTAGAGAAGAGTTCAGGGAAATCGCTAAGGAGAGAATAATAAGGGCTAGGAAGATAATGAATTTGGTGATATCCACATGGTCACCATAA